In Sphingobium sp. Z007, one DNA window encodes the following:
- the cobA gene encoding uroporphyrinogen-III C-methyltransferase encodes MPQNELIAPGEVWLVGAGPGDPDLLTRKAERLILAADVIFYDALVGPGILDLIPSGTARISVGKRAGRHSKAQENIDDMLVEAGLSGKRVVRLKGGDPAMFARATEELTAVRAAGLCVRICPGVTAASAAAASAGISLSLRGIARRVQFITAHSRAGQALDLDWQALADPACTLAVYMGRDAAPTLSRALIAAGLPGSTPALIACDVSLPQEQMLRTRLDLLPIVAKSFAKDRPTLLLIGEAVGQSNIAMPADPLIAAFRKC; translated from the coding sequence ATGCCGCAGAATGAACTCATCGCTCCAGGCGAGGTCTGGCTCGTGGGGGCCGGCCCCGGCGATCCCGACCTGCTGACGCGCAAGGCCGAAAGGTTGATCCTGGCGGCGGATGTCATCTTTTACGACGCGCTGGTCGGTCCCGGCATATTGGACCTTATCCCGTCGGGTACGGCGCGGATCAGCGTCGGCAAACGCGCGGGCCGCCATAGCAAGGCGCAAGAGAATATCGACGACATGCTGGTGGAGGCCGGCCTGTCGGGCAAGCGCGTGGTGCGGCTGAAGGGCGGCGACCCCGCCATGTTCGCGCGCGCGACCGAGGAACTGACGGCTGTGCGCGCCGCGGGGCTGTGCGTGCGCATCTGCCCCGGCGTCACCGCAGCCAGCGCCGCTGCGGCATCCGCGGGCATATCCCTGTCGCTGCGCGGCATAGCGCGACGCGTGCAATTCATCACTGCGCACAGCCGGGCCGGTCAGGCGCTCGATCTGGACTGGCAGGCGCTGGCCGATCCGGCCTGCACGCTCGCCGTCTATATGGGGCGGGACGCGGCCCCAACACTCAGCCGTGCGCTGATCGCGGCGGGCCTGCCGGGATCGACGCCTGCGTTGATAGCCTGTGATGTGTCGCTGCCGCAGGAACAGATGCTGCGCACCCGGCTGGACCTGCTGCCCATCGTGGCGAAGAGCTTTGCGAAAGATCGTCCAACCTTGCTGCTGATCGGCGAAGCCGTCGGCCAGAGCAATATCGCCATGCCGGCCGACCCGCTGATTGCGGCGTTCCGAAAATGCTAG
- a CDS encoding TonB-dependent receptor → MKYGVQLSISLFALAAAQAAAAQTGTGQAAESASDGDIIVTGMRASLSSAQNIKRNAQQLVDSVVAEDIGKLPDNNVVEALQRVPGIQVSPRARGESATVLIRGLPDVVTLVNGRNIFSTTGRSLSLADVPADLVSGVDVYKSRSADQLEGGIAGLINVRTRRPFDFKGFEFALAGREVYSEQPDRIDPYASALISNRWSTGIGEIGALVSLSYHKTRYRDQTIYSGGYFGYNLDNSRAPYTPGVPLDPRGTSPTDPKVFRTDVIGAFDRIGTRTRPAVNATLQWAPDDRLTIHADGLFYGYRERGNSNQNFTSTNGALLAPLVFVDDTKLVQSLSIANGRVANFGGAYQNKADRWQGALGADWTSGDWKASTELSYTRSKATDIGNNLDIDFIASRTDAVFNDGSGAPYFTLPNDDIADPSRYYLSRLSTTRTVGDGKELAWRGDLSYRSPFLIFSGLDAGVRLSQRDAKSDSFTQTINCSATGAVKCYSIKAASLPGLMTVTPGDFYAGTRQFVRQWATPTTDYLLNNIGSLRQLFGLAPGDPAFQDTQHFDIEEKNYAGYGQANVEIGRLDGQIGVRVIRTDITSNAFLVLRGATSPVTIRNKSTDILPSLALRYKLKDNLFLRFAASKTITRPSFAQLNPALTLTPPVPGQQPFGRGSSGNADLKPIRSDNYDLSLEWYIDRSSSITATIFRRDVTGFIQSVTSNFDIDYLGADNGVYQITRPENSGSGKLQGIEGGFTVFPKGLPTWLDGIGISANGTYIDGKNKALSPLPGVTGFMDIPFQNVSKYSATGTFIYEKGGFSARASYVWRDTYNAGLHFTGVNPNFITNGQISNLDLSVSYEINPNFTIVADATNILKNLYQTSFNDPGLYPRDTVLYTRTFAIGFRAKI, encoded by the coding sequence ATGAAATATGGCGTGCAACTGTCCATCTCGCTGTTCGCGCTGGCGGCGGCGCAAGCAGCGGCGGCCCAGACCGGCACAGGTCAGGCGGCCGAAAGCGCGAGCGATGGCGACATCATCGTCACCGGGATGCGCGCCAGCCTGTCGTCGGCCCAGAACATCAAACGCAACGCGCAGCAACTGGTCGATTCCGTCGTAGCGGAGGATATCGGCAAGCTGCCCGACAATAATGTTGTGGAGGCGCTCCAGCGCGTGCCCGGCATCCAGGTGTCGCCCCGCGCCCGCGGCGAATCCGCCACGGTGTTGATCCGTGGCCTTCCCGACGTGGTGACGCTGGTCAACGGCCGCAACATCTTCAGCACCACCGGTCGATCGCTGTCCCTGGCGGATGTGCCCGCCGACCTTGTCTCCGGCGTGGACGTGTACAAGTCCCGGTCGGCCGATCAGCTGGAAGGGGGCATCGCCGGCCTCATCAACGTCCGCACCCGCCGCCCCTTCGACTTCAAGGGCTTCGAATTCGCGCTGGCGGGCCGGGAAGTCTATAGCGAGCAGCCCGACCGGATCGATCCCTATGCCAGCGCGCTCATCAGCAACCGCTGGTCGACCGGCATCGGCGAGATCGGCGCGCTTGTCAGCCTCTCCTACCACAAGACCCGCTATCGCGACCAAACCATCTACAGCGGCGGCTATTTCGGCTATAATCTGGACAACAGCCGTGCGCCCTACACGCCCGGCGTCCCGCTCGACCCGCGTGGGACCAGCCCGACCGATCCAAAGGTGTTCCGCACCGACGTCATCGGCGCCTTCGACCGGATCGGCACGCGCACGCGCCCGGCGGTCAACGCCACGCTGCAATGGGCGCCGGACGACCGGCTGACCATCCACGCCGACGGCCTCTTCTACGGCTATCGCGAGCGCGGCAACAGCAATCAGAATTTCACCTCGACGAACGGCGCTCTGCTTGCACCGCTGGTCTTCGTGGACGATACCAAGCTGGTCCAGTCGCTCAGCATCGCCAATGGCCGCGTCGCCAATTTCGGCGGCGCCTACCAGAACAAGGCGGACCGTTGGCAAGGCGCGCTGGGCGCCGACTGGACCAGCGGCGACTGGAAAGCCTCGACCGAGTTGTCCTATACCCGGTCAAAAGCCACCGATATCGGCAATAATCTGGATATCGACTTCATCGCCTCGCGCACCGACGCGGTGTTCAACGATGGATCGGGCGCGCCCTATTTCACCCTGCCCAATGACGACATCGCCGATCCCTCGCGCTATTATCTCTCGCGTCTGTCCACCACCCGCACGGTTGGCGACGGCAAGGAGCTGGCCTGGCGCGGCGACCTGTCCTACCGCTCGCCTTTTCTTATCTTTTCCGGCCTCGACGCGGGCGTCCGCCTCAGCCAGCGCGACGCGAAGTCGGACAGCTTCACCCAGACGATCAACTGCTCCGCGACCGGCGCAGTCAAATGCTACAGCATCAAGGCGGCGAGCCTGCCTGGCCTGATGACGGTGACCCCCGGCGACTTCTACGCCGGCACCCGCCAGTTCGTGCGCCAATGGGCGACGCCGACCACCGATTATCTGCTGAACAATATCGGGTCGCTGCGCCAGTTGTTCGGCCTTGCGCCGGGCGACCCGGCCTTTCAGGACACCCAGCATTTCGACATCGAGGAAAAGAACTATGCAGGCTACGGCCAGGCCAATGTCGAGATCGGCCGACTGGACGGCCAGATCGGCGTCCGCGTCATCCGCACGGACATCACCTCCAACGCCTTCCTGGTCCTGCGCGGCGCGACGTCGCCGGTCACCATCCGCAACAAGAGCACCGACATCCTCCCCAGCCTGGCGCTGCGCTACAAGCTCAAGGACAATCTCTTCCTGCGCTTCGCCGCCAGCAAGACGATCACCCGCCCCAGCTTCGCGCAGCTCAATCCCGCGCTGACCCTGACCCCGCCGGTGCCGGGGCAACAGCCCTTCGGCCGCGGCTCCAGCGGCAATGCGGACTTAAAGCCCATCCGGTCGGACAATTACGACCTGTCGCTCGAATGGTATATCGATCGGTCCAGCTCGATCACCGCGACGATCTTCCGCCGCGACGTCACCGGCTTCATCCAGTCGGTGACCAGCAATTTCGACATCGACTATCTGGGCGCGGACAACGGCGTCTATCAGATTACCCGGCCGGAAAATTCCGGGTCCGGCAAGCTACAGGGGATCGAGGGCGGCTTCACTGTCTTTCCCAAGGGGCTGCCGACCTGGCTCGACGGCATCGGCATCAGCGCCAACGGCACCTATATCGATGGCAAGAACAAGGCGCTCTCGCCGCTGCCGGGCGTCACCGGCTTTATGGACATCCCGTTCCAGAACGTGTCCAAATATTCCGCAACCGGCACCTTCATCTATGAAAAGGGCGGCTTTTCCGCCCGCGCCTCCTATGTCTGGCGCGACACCTATAATGCCGGTCTCCATTTCACCGGCGTCAATCCCAATTTCATCACCAACGGCCAGATCAGCAATCTTGACCTGTCCGTCTCTTATGAGATCAATCCCAACTTCACCATCGTCGCCGATGCGACCAACATACTCAAAAATCTCTACCAGACCTCGTTCAACGATCCCGGCCTCTACCCGCGCGACACCGTTCTCTACACGCGCACTTTCGCCATCGGGTTCCGGGCGAAGATCTGA
- the nirD gene encoding nitrite reductase small subunit NirD — MTGDWLDIGPVDQVTPGNARTLPVRGGAEIAIFRTLDGEFHALVNSCPHKKGPLSQGIVHGGVVACPLHNWNISLKTGEALGEDKGCVPVIPLKLDAGRIFLLRSAVMGKAAA, encoded by the coding sequence ATGACCGGAGACTGGCTCGATATCGGTCCGGTGGACCAGGTCACCCCCGGCAACGCCCGCACCTTACCTGTGCGCGGTGGTGCGGAAATCGCGATCTTTCGCACGCTGGACGGCGAATTCCATGCGCTGGTCAATAGCTGCCCGCACAAGAAAGGACCGCTCAGCCAGGGCATCGTCCATGGCGGCGTGGTCGCCTGTCCGCTGCACAACTGGAACATCTCCCTGAAAACCGGCGAGGCGCTGGGTGAGGACAAGGGCTGCGTGCCCGTGATCCCGCTCAAGCTCGATGCTGGGCGCATCTTCCTGCTGCGCTCTGCCGTGATGGGGAAGGCGGCAGCGTGA
- a CDS encoding FadR/GntR family transcriptional regulator: protein MIQDDDHPLSRPSNPPQRAVHDRIAHDLGVAIVGGRYQPGDILPGEERYSAEQGVSRTAYREAVRVLSAKGLVYSRTKSGTRINERLRWNMLDLDVLAWMFEAGPTPQFLRDIFELRIVVEPAAAQFAALRRDGQDISRMGHALEEMRRFGLQTVEGRAADQSFHRLILLATRNESLTTLATSVTAVVAWTTRFARDERKESRDPMPDHDAVFDAIMRGEGEEARLKMLALIRNASADAGML from the coding sequence ATGATACAGGATGACGACCACCCCCTCTCCCGCCCGTCCAATCCGCCCCAACGCGCGGTGCATGACCGGATCGCCCATGATCTGGGGGTTGCGATCGTCGGCGGCCGTTATCAGCCGGGCGACATTTTGCCGGGCGAGGAGCGGTACAGCGCCGAACAGGGCGTGTCCCGCACCGCCTATCGCGAGGCCGTCCGCGTTTTGTCAGCCAAGGGGCTGGTCTATAGCCGCACCAAAAGCGGCACCCGGATCAACGAGCGGCTGCGGTGGAACATGCTGGACCTGGACGTGCTCGCCTGGATGTTCGAGGCGGGACCAACGCCGCAATTCCTGCGGGACATATTTGAACTGCGCATCGTGGTGGAGCCGGCGGCGGCGCAATTCGCCGCGTTGCGGCGGGACGGGCAGGATATTTCCCGCATGGGCCATGCTTTGGAAGAAATGCGCCGGTTCGGGCTGCAAACAGTGGAGGGGCGCGCCGCGGACCAGAGTTTCCATCGCCTGATCCTGCTGGCGACGCGCAACGAATCGCTAACCACCCTGGCCACGTCGGTTACGGCGGTGGTCGCCTGGACCACCCGCTTCGCCCGCGACGAGCGCAAGGAATCGCGCGACCCGATGCCCGACCATGACGCCGTATTCGACGCCATCATGCGCGGCGAAGGCGAGGAAGCCCGGCTGAAGATGCTGGCGCTGATCCGCAACGCATCCGCCGATGCAGGCATGTTGTAG
- a CDS encoding nitrate reductase, producing the protein MSGAAIRTTCAYCGVGCGIAATPTSPRSVTIRGDEAHPANKGKLCSKGTHLGETVGLEGRLLHPMIGKRRASWDKALDLVADRFRETIARHGPDSVAFYVSGQLLTEDYYVANKLMKGFIGSGNIDTNSRLCMSSAVSGHIRAFGEDIVPASYDDLDEADLIVLVGSNTAWCHPIVHQRIQAARAVRGTKLVVIDPRRTETCEGADLHLALRPGTDVALFNGLLAWMDQAGLTDASFLADHVNAPDDFWNHIRTGHDLWTTAKTCDVAPALLQQFFELCAATPRTVTMFSQGINQSIRGTDQVNAIMNVHLATGRIGKPGAAPFSITGQPNAMGGREVGGLASTLAAHMDFAPDNVARVGRFWAAPAIATKPGLKAVDLFRSIGEGRIKALWVIATNPAVSLPDAGRVREALERCPFVVVSDVVAQTDTSAHAHIRLPAAGWGEKDGTVTNSDRTISRQRPFLALPGEAKPDWWIVKEVARRMGWHSAFAYDRPADIWREHARLTAYQNDGARLLNLRRHATIGNDAYDAMMPFRWGGTPFADARFPTPDGKSRLVPVRQMDLQPPLRDWPMTLNTGRYRDQWHTMTRTGLSPRLARHREEPLVEIHADDAAALGLADRDLARVSTPQGDSLFRVAISDGQRPGEIFTPIHWTDQTSSGGRTGLLPRPLVDPHSGQPGFKTTPAALAKVATEWKGFVILRGQASVKMPCLWATRITVAGGALYEIAGNGDAARMESCLPAGDRVEAIDRTRGTRRVAIIRDGRLAAILFITRSGLLPSRDWLIGQLDAKEVGASVLAARGPGKQVDKGPTICVCFDIGLNQIMAAIADQQLVDVPAIGQAIGAGTNCGSCRPALSNILARIPQETIDAAE; encoded by the coding sequence GTGAGCGGGGCTGCGATCCGTACAACCTGCGCCTATTGCGGCGTCGGCTGCGGCATCGCGGCGACGCCCACCAGCCCGCGATCGGTGACGATCAGGGGGGATGAGGCGCATCCGGCCAATAAGGGAAAGCTCTGCTCGAAAGGCACGCATCTGGGCGAGACGGTGGGTCTGGAGGGCCGCTTGTTGCATCCTATGATCGGCAAGCGGCGCGCAAGCTGGGACAAGGCGCTCGACCTCGTCGCAGACCGGTTTCGCGAAACCATCGCACGGCACGGGCCTGACAGCGTGGCCTTTTACGTTTCTGGCCAGTTGCTGACGGAAGATTATTATGTCGCCAACAAGCTGATGAAGGGCTTCATCGGTTCCGGCAATATCGACACCAATTCGCGCCTGTGCATGTCCAGCGCCGTGTCCGGCCACATCCGCGCCTTTGGCGAGGATATCGTGCCCGCCAGCTATGACGATCTGGACGAGGCTGACCTGATCGTGCTGGTCGGGTCCAACACGGCCTGGTGCCACCCGATCGTCCATCAGCGCATTCAGGCGGCCCGTGCCGTTCGGGGCACGAAGTTGGTCGTCATCGACCCGCGCCGCACCGAAACATGCGAGGGCGCGGACCTGCATCTGGCGCTCAGGCCGGGTACGGACGTGGCGCTATTCAACGGCTTGCTGGCATGGATGGATCAGGCCGGGCTGACCGACGCGTCCTTTCTGGCCGATCATGTGAACGCGCCGGACGATTTCTGGAACCATATCCGCACTGGCCACGACCTGTGGACCACCGCAAAGACGTGCGATGTCGCCCCTGCCTTGCTCCAGCAGTTTTTCGAACTCTGCGCCGCGACCCCGCGCACCGTCACGATGTTCAGCCAGGGCATCAACCAGTCGATCCGCGGCACGGATCAGGTGAACGCGATCATGAACGTCCATCTTGCCACGGGCCGTATCGGCAAGCCGGGCGCCGCGCCCTTTTCCATCACCGGCCAGCCCAACGCGATGGGCGGGCGGGAAGTTGGCGGTCTTGCCTCGACCCTTGCCGCGCATATGGATTTCGCGCCCGACAATGTGGCGCGGGTCGGCCGTTTCTGGGCCGCGCCTGCCATCGCGACGAAGCCGGGCCTGAAAGCGGTCGATCTGTTCCGCTCTATCGGCGAAGGCCGGATCAAGGCGCTATGGGTGATCGCCACCAACCCCGCGGTTTCGCTTCCCGACGCCGGCCGGGTGCGGGAAGCGCTGGAGCGCTGCCCTTTCGTCGTGGTGTCGGACGTGGTCGCCCAAACCGATACCAGCGCCCACGCCCATATTCGCCTCCCCGCCGCCGGCTGGGGCGAGAAGGATGGCACCGTCACCAATTCGGATCGCACCATCAGCCGCCAGCGGCCCTTTTTGGCTTTGCCTGGGGAAGCGAAGCCCGACTGGTGGATCGTCAAGGAAGTTGCGCGACGCATGGGGTGGCATAGCGCCTTCGCCTATGACCGGCCCGCCGACATCTGGCGCGAGCATGCCCGCCTGACCGCGTATCAGAATGATGGCGCACGCTTGCTCAACCTGCGTCGCCACGCCACCATCGGCAACGACGCCTATGACGCGATGATGCCGTTTCGTTGGGGAGGGACCCCCTTCGCCGACGCGCGCTTCCCGACCCCGGACGGCAAGTCGCGTCTTGTGCCGGTGCGGCAAATGGACCTTCAGCCCCCGCTGCGCGACTGGCCTATGACCCTCAATACGGGGCGCTATCGCGACCAGTGGCATACGATGACGCGCACTGGCCTGTCGCCCAGGCTTGCCCGCCATCGCGAGGAGCCACTGGTGGAAATCCATGCCGACGATGCCGCCGCCCTGGGCCTTGCCGATCGCGATCTGGCGCGCGTATCGACGCCGCAGGGCGACAGCCTCTTTCGCGTGGCGATAAGCGACGGCCAGCGACCGGGCGAAATCTTCACGCCCATTCACTGGACCGATCAGACCAGCAGCGGCGGTCGCACCGGCCTGTTGCCCCGCCCGCTGGTCGATCCACATTCCGGCCAGCCCGGCTTCAAGACCACGCCTGCCGCCCTTGCAAAGGTCGCGACGGAATGGAAGGGCTTTGTGATCCTGCGCGGACAGGCGTCCGTGAAGATGCCCTGCCTTTGGGCGACGCGCATTACCGTGGCCGGTGGCGCGCTCTACGAGATCGCGGGCAATGGTGACGCGGCGCGGATGGAATCCTGTCTTCCGGCCGGTGATCGGGTCGAGGCGATCGACCGGACGCGCGGCACCCGCCGCGTCGCCATCATCCGCGACGGGCGGCTGGCCGCTATACTGTTCATCACGCGATCTGGCCTGCTGCCCTCGCGCGACTGGCTGATCGGGCAACTGGACGCAAAGGAGGTCGGCGCCTCGGTGCTGGCGGCGCGGGGACCGGGCAAGCAGGTCGACAAGGGGCCGACCATCTGTGTCTGCTTCGACATTGGCCTCAACCAGATCATGGCGGCCATTGCCGACCAGCAACTGGTCGATGTGCCCGCCATCGGACAGGCGATCGGCGCCGGGACCAATTGCGGATCCTGCCGTCCCGCCCTGTCCAACATCCTCGCCCGGATTCCGCAGGAGACGATCGATGCCGCAGAATGA
- the nirB gene encoding nitrite reductase large subunit NirB, whose protein sequence is MNFQDGTGSAAGSDASILLPSDDVREHLVVVGNGMAGCRAVEELLARDAGRYRITIFGAEPHVNYNRIMLSPVLAGEKTFEDIIINDYAWYADNHIDLITGDPVLAIDRTARTVTSQSGRTTGYDKLLIATGSDPFIIPVPGKDLPGVISFRDMKDVDTMLAAADAGGPNGEPGRAIVIGGGLLGLEAAHGLTLRGMKVTVLHIMPTLMERQLDEAAGWLLKTALESRGQTILTGADTAEIYGEGKVEGIRLKDGRDIPASLVVMAVGIRPAVALAREAGLDVGRGIKVDDHMVTSDPDVLAVGECVEHDGNVYGLVAPLWDMCRSLADGLTDQHSGYKGSVTSTKLKVAGLDVFSAGDFSGGEGCEDIVLRDASRGVYKRVVVKEDRVVGAVLYGDTVDGGWYFDLLKKGEDIADIRDLLIFGQGFASGGGALDPKAAVAALSDDAEICGCNGVSKGQVVSCIAKGSHSLDAVRATCKASASCGSCTGLVEHLLALTLGDDVQSGPKTMCKCTSFTHDDVRREIVAQDMRSIPEVMHKMNWSTPDGCSSCRPALNYYLLCALPGAYLDDQRSRFVNERMHANIQKDGTYSVVPRMWGGLTNPRELRAIADVVEKYDAPMVKVTGGQRLDIFGIKKEDLPAVWADLNAAGMVSGHAYGKSLRTVKTCVGSEWCRFGTQDSTGLGVKTERMTWGSWMPHKFKIAVSGCPRNCAEATIKDFGVVCVDSGYELHVGGNGGIHVRVTDLLCKVSTEQEALDYCGAFIQLYREEARYLERTAPWIERVGVAYIKARIVADDAGREALRSRFLYAQSFSQDDPWAERAAGAHAQLHQHIAQVRPMETV, encoded by the coding sequence ATGAATTTTCAGGACGGGACTGGTTCGGCGGCAGGGAGCGACGCGAGCATCCTCCTACCGTCGGACGATGTACGCGAACATCTGGTGGTCGTCGGCAACGGCATGGCCGGGTGCCGCGCGGTCGAAGAGCTGCTGGCGCGCGATGCGGGGCGCTATCGCATCACCATCTTCGGCGCCGAACCGCATGTGAACTATAACCGCATCATGCTCTCGCCCGTGCTGGCCGGCGAAAAGACGTTCGAAGACATCATCATCAACGATTATGCCTGGTATGCGGACAATCACATTGACCTGATCACTGGCGATCCGGTCTTGGCGATCGATCGCACTGCCAGGACCGTCACGAGCCAGTCGGGTCGCACGACAGGCTATGACAAGCTGCTGATCGCGACCGGATCCGATCCCTTCATCATCCCCGTTCCGGGCAAGGACCTGCCCGGCGTCATCAGCTTTCGCGATATGAAGGATGTCGACACGATGCTGGCGGCGGCCGATGCGGGCGGCCCAAATGGAGAGCCGGGAAGGGCGATCGTGATCGGTGGCGGGCTGCTTGGGCTGGAGGCGGCCCATGGCCTAACCCTGCGCGGCATGAAGGTGACGGTGCTGCACATCATGCCCACGTTGATGGAACGGCAACTGGACGAGGCAGCGGGCTGGCTGCTCAAGACCGCGCTGGAAAGCCGGGGCCAGACCATATTGACCGGCGCCGATACCGCCGAAATCTATGGAGAAGGCAAGGTCGAGGGCATCCGCCTGAAGGACGGACGCGACATTCCCGCCAGTCTGGTCGTCATGGCCGTGGGCATCCGCCCTGCCGTGGCGCTGGCGCGCGAGGCGGGGCTCGACGTCGGGCGCGGGATCAAGGTGGACGATCATATGGTCACCAGTGATCCTGACGTGCTGGCCGTGGGCGAATGTGTGGAGCATGATGGCAATGTCTATGGCCTGGTCGCGCCTCTGTGGGACATGTGCCGCAGCCTGGCCGATGGCCTGACTGACCAGCATAGTGGCTACAAGGGTTCCGTAACCTCCACCAAGCTCAAGGTCGCGGGTCTGGATGTCTTTTCCGCCGGCGACTTTTCGGGCGGCGAAGGCTGCGAGGATATCGTCCTGCGCGACGCATCCCGTGGGGTCTATAAGCGGGTCGTGGTGAAAGAGGACCGCGTGGTCGGCGCGGTGCTTTATGGCGATACGGTCGATGGCGGCTGGTATTTCGACCTGCTGAAAAAGGGCGAGGATATCGCCGATATTCGCGATCTGCTGATCTTCGGTCAGGGTTTCGCCTCGGGAGGAGGCGCGCTGGACCCTAAGGCGGCCGTTGCGGCGCTCTCGGACGATGCCGAGATTTGCGGCTGCAACGGCGTCAGCAAGGGCCAGGTCGTGTCCTGCATCGCCAAGGGATCGCACAGCCTGGACGCCGTCCGCGCCACCTGCAAGGCATCGGCAAGCTGCGGCAGTTGCACCGGCTTGGTCGAACATCTGCTGGCGCTGACGCTGGGCGACGATGTGCAGTCCGGGCCAAAAACCATGTGCAAATGCACCAGCTTCACGCATGACGACGTGCGGCGGGAGATTGTGGCGCAGGATATGCGCTCCATCCCCGAAGTCATGCACAAGATGAACTGGTCCACGCCCGATGGCTGTTCTTCCTGCCGACCGGCGCTCAACTACTATCTGCTCTGCGCGCTGCCCGGCGCATATCTGGACGATCAGCGCAGCCGCTTCGTCAACGAACGGATGCATGCGAACATTCAGAAGGATGGCACCTATTCGGTCGTGCCGCGCATGTGGGGTGGCCTGACCAACCCACGCGAATTGCGGGCCATTGCCGATGTGGTCGAAAAATATGATGCGCCGATGGTGAAGGTCACGGGCGGCCAGCGGCTGGATATTTTCGGTATCAAGAAAGAGGATCTGCCCGCCGTCTGGGCCGACCTCAACGCCGCCGGCATGGTTTCGGGCCATGCCTATGGCAAGTCGTTGCGCACCGTGAAGACCTGCGTGGGAAGCGAATGGTGCCGCTTCGGAACGCAGGATTCGACCGGCCTGGGCGTCAAGACCGAGCGGATGACATGGGGATCGTGGATGCCGCACAAGTTTAAGATCGCGGTATCGGGCTGCCCGCGCAATTGTGCGGAGGCGACGATCAAGGATTTCGGCGTGGTCTGCGTGGATAGCGGCTATGAACTGCACGTCGGCGGCAACGGTGGCATCCATGTCCGCGTCACCGACCTGTTGTGCAAGGTTTCGACCGAGCAGGAGGCGCTGGATTATTGCGGGGCCTTCATCCAGCTTTACCGCGAGGAAGCCCGCTATCTGGAGCGCACCGCGCCTTGGATCGAGCGGGTCGGCGTCGCGTATATCAAGGCGCGCATCGTCGCGGATGATGCAGGCCGCGAGGCGCTGCGCAGCCGCTTCCTCTACGCACAGAGCTTCTCGCAGGATGACCCATGGGCCGAGCGGGCCGCAGGCGCCCATGCGCAGCTGCACCAGCATATCGCGCAAGTGCGCCCGATGGAGACGGTATGA